The Anopheles coluzzii chromosome 2, AcolN3, whole genome shotgun sequence genome window below encodes:
- the LOC120948777 gene encoding myeloid differentiation primary response protein MyD88 has product MLDNPVKPTEVSVKNRIDLAVVPLEALSSRTRELVAELLNHKRIFTSEDGYFRDWRGVFDVIGIPKSFLPLVSTNPNPTRCLLDLWQSETHQCKREPNLAELQCVLGCIDRWDILDDTSKMFERDAEQFLLREQKRAAQRGRETEATESKVSADSDIITRDDTSDHKQQYDAFILFADADIEFASKMVDKLEARGLQLCLRDRDILGGSNFEHEVISRLISERCRRVVVIISKAFLASPLNDFTVTFAQALQIEQKARKVIPCVYDRCELPPHLRYTCRLDYQRSQNLYNFWDKLAESIRDTPRKVGLEVSGRELPAPQKPPVHSKPVELIGPPQPLPKVVVEQPPLVVKLPSAAEQDSRTGSLKKSHSFWDIFSNFGHKKDKLNGSTSQLNLNEMATPLPSPKKAGSSPLALIRRDKKQPSAASASSAPSACPLDLPPVMKPVKSKKKWYKPGSRKLASAV; this is encoded by the exons ATGTTGGATAATCCCGTAAAACCGACGGAGGTCAGCGTGAAGAATCGGATCGATTTGGCGGTGGTTCCCCTGGAAGCTTTAAGCTCACGGACACGGGAGTTGGTAGCCGAGTTGCTGAATCACAAACGAATATTCACGTCCGAGGATGGCTACTTTCGTGACTGGCGCGGTGTGTTCGATGTCATTGGCATTCCCAAAAGCTTCCTACCGCTGGTGTCTACCAATCCGAATCCGACCCGCTGCCTGCTGGACCTGTGGCAAAGCGAAACCCATCAGTGTAAGCGCGAGCCGAACCTGGCCGAACTGCAATGCGTGCTCGGTTGTATCGACCGTTGGGATATACTGGACGACACTTCCAAAATGTTTG AGCGTGATGCAGAACAGTTTCTACTGCGGGAGCAAAAGCGTGCTGCACAGCGGGGGCGCGAAACGGAAGCGACCGAATCGAAGGTCAGCGCGGATAGCGACATTATCACGCGGGACGATACGTCCGACCACAAGCAGCAGTACGATGCGTTCATCCTGTTCGCCGACGCAGACATAGAATTTGCCTCGAAAATGGTGGACAAGCTGGAGGCGCGCGGGCTGCAGCTATGCCTGCGCGATCGTGACATACTGGGTGGAAGCAATTTTGAGCACGAAGTCATTTCCCGCCTCATATCGGAACGCTGCCGGCGCGTGGTGGTGATCATTTCCAAAGCCTTCCTGGCCAGCCCGCTGAACGACTTCACCGTCACCTTTGCCCAGGCGCTGCAGATAGAGCAAAAGGCGCGCAAGGTGATACCGTGCGTGTACGATCGGTGCGAGCTTCCGCCCCACCTGCGCTACACCTGCCGGCTGGACTACCAGCGGTCGCAAAATCTGTACAACTTTTGGGACAAGCTGGCCGAATCGATACGCGATACGCCCCGGAAGGTGGGCTTGGAGGTGAGCGGGCGCGAGTTGCCAGCACCGCAGAAGCCACCGGTCCACAGCAAACCGGTGGAATTGATTGGCCCACCGCAGCCGCTACCGAAGGTGGTAGTTGAGCAGCCCCCTTTGGTCGTGAAGCTTCCCAGCGCGGCGGAGCAGGACAGTCGCACCGGAAGCCTTAAAAAATCACACTCCTTTTGGGACATTTTCTCAAACTTTGGCCACAAAAAGGACAAACTGAACGGGAGCACCTCGCAGCTAAACCTAAACGAAATGGCTACCCCGTTACCCAGCCCGAAGAAGGCGGGTTCTTCGCCGCTGGCACTGATCAGGCGCGATAAAAAGCAGCCCTCCGCTGCTAGTGCTTCGTCCGCTCCGTCCGCATGTCCGCTAGATCTTCCGCCAGTGATGAAGCCAGTGAAGTCGAAAAAGAAGTGGTATAAGCCGGGCAGCCGCAAGCTAGCTAGCGCTGTGTAA